One Candidatus Aminicenantes bacterium DNA window includes the following coding sequences:
- a CDS encoding EamA family transporter, producing the protein MPSPLKDKKALLEITAGALTGPVLGVTLSLVAIAHTHIGVASTLMSLTPVFLLPVSHFLFKERITVRAVIGTMIALLGVVMLFLV; encoded by the coding sequence TTGCCGAGTCCGCTGAAGGACAAAAAGGCATTGCTTGAGATCACCGCCGGCGCCTTGACCGGGCCGGTTCTGGGGGTGACGCTGTCATTGGTGGCCATCGCCCATACTCATATCGGCGTCGCTTCGACGCTGATGTCGCTCACGCCTGTGTTTTTGCTGCCGGTGTCGCATTTCCTCTTCAAGGAAAGGATCACGGTGCGGGCGGTCATCGGGACCATGATCGCCCTGCTGGGCGTGGTCATGCTCTTTCTGGTCTGA